The Amycolatopsis sp. DG1A-15b genome window below encodes:
- a CDS encoding NUDIX hydrolase, translated as MAELPLRDRAGTVLLAVRRVAESGLPPLPAALVVAVHAGAVLMMYDRRRGQWELPGGMREPGETCREAAVRELAEETGIRGVALTFAVVAEFALTEPARREFLAVYRTELTTAPRLTLSDEGLGFRWWTPGEPVDADMSPLDAELAARVAMT; from the coding sequence GTGGCCGAGCTTCCCCTCCGCGATCGAGCGGGGACCGTCCTGCTCGCCGTGCGCCGCGTGGCCGAAAGCGGCCTGCCGCCGCTGCCCGCGGCCCTGGTGGTGGCCGTCCACGCCGGTGCCGTCCTCATGATGTACGACAGGCGTCGCGGCCAGTGGGAATTGCCCGGCGGGATGCGCGAGCCCGGCGAAACCTGTCGCGAAGCCGCCGTGCGCGAACTGGCCGAGGAGACCGGCATCCGTGGCGTGGCGCTGACCTTCGCCGTGGTGGCCGAGTTCGCCCTGACCGAGCCCGCGCGCCGGGAGTTCCTCGCCGTTTACCGGACCGAACTGACCACCGCGCCGCGGCTGACCCTCAGCGACGAAGGGCTCGGCTTCCGCTGGTGGACACCGGGCGAACCCGTCGACGCGGACATGAGCCCGCTGGACGCGGAGCTGGCGGCGCGAGTGGCCATGACGTGA
- a CDS encoding ribonucleotide-diphosphate reductase subunit beta gives MTNVETTDATGLGEIEVGAARINVDDKRMINARADVNQLLPMKYKWAWEKYLAGCNNHWMPTEVAMQADIALWKSPDGLTEDERQMLKRNLGFFATAESLVANNIVLAVYRQITNPECRQYLLRQAFEEAVHTHTFQYICESLGLVEGELFNMYREVPSISDKDAWALKYTQNLENPDFETGTPEADQAFLRDLVAFYVIFEGMWFYTGFAQILSLGRRNKMVGIAEQYQYILRDESIHLNFGIDCINQIKIENPHLWTEEFQAEVRGMLKEACELEVKYARDTMPRGMLGLSAQLCEQYMHFITDRRAQQIGLQPIFGETENPFPWMSEAMDLKKEKNFFETRVIEYQSGGALDWD, from the coding sequence ATGACCAACGTGGAGACGACGGACGCGACCGGCCTCGGGGAGATCGAGGTCGGCGCCGCCCGGATCAACGTCGACGACAAGCGCATGATCAACGCGCGCGCCGACGTCAACCAGCTGCTGCCCATGAAGTACAAGTGGGCGTGGGAGAAATACCTGGCCGGCTGCAACAACCACTGGATGCCGACCGAGGTCGCCATGCAGGCCGACATCGCGCTGTGGAAGTCCCCGGACGGCCTCACCGAGGACGAGCGGCAGATGCTCAAGCGCAACCTGGGCTTCTTCGCGACCGCGGAGTCGCTGGTGGCCAACAACATCGTGCTCGCGGTGTACCGGCAGATCACCAACCCCGAGTGCCGCCAGTACCTGCTGCGCCAGGCGTTCGAGGAGGCCGTGCACACGCACACCTTCCAGTACATCTGCGAAAGCCTCGGCCTGGTCGAGGGCGAGCTGTTCAACATGTACCGCGAGGTCCCGTCCATTTCGGACAAGGACGCGTGGGCGCTGAAGTACACGCAGAACCTGGAGAACCCGGACTTCGAGACCGGCACGCCGGAGGCCGACCAGGCGTTCCTGCGTGACCTCGTCGCGTTCTACGTGATCTTCGAGGGCATGTGGTTCTACACCGGCTTCGCGCAGATCCTGTCGCTGGGCCGCCGGAACAAGATGGTCGGCATCGCCGAGCAGTACCAGTACATCCTGCGCGACGAGTCGATCCACCTGAACTTCGGCATCGACTGCATCAACCAGATCAAGATCGAGAACCCGCACCTGTGGACCGAAGAGTTCCAGGCCGAGGTCCGCGGGATGCTGAAGGAAGCGTGCGAGCTGGAGGTCAAGTACGCGCGCGACACGATGCCGCGCGGCATGCTCGGCCTGTCGGCGCAGCTGTGCGAGCAGTACATGCACTTCATCACCGACCGCCGCGCGCAGCAGATCGGCCTGCAGCCGATCTTCGGCGAGACCGAGAACCCGTTCCCGTGGATGTCCGAGGCGATGGACCTCAAGAAGGAGAAGAACTTCTTCGAGACCCGCGTGATCGAGTACCAGTCGGGCGGCGCCCTCGACTGGGACTGA